A genomic window from Yarrowia lipolytica chromosome 1D, complete sequence includes:
- a CDS encoding uncharacterized protein (Compare to YALI0D24563g, some similarities with wi|NCU06705.1 Neurospora crassa NCU06705.1 hypothetical protein), with the protein MTEQDDKALKLAKKEAKEAKEAKEAKKEKKEKKEKKEKKEKEKSKKRSAEDDDVKEIKKAKKDKEEKKEKKDKKEKKEKKEKKEKKEKKEKKEKKEKKEKKEKKEKKEKKEKKEKKEKKDTEKENTPSLASPAFLASPAATSTPKTIAVDGLDSAQQNKFLRLMGASKNKVTVTTNSTSDHSQREKDLMKQFNQGVNLKTGGKKAGIGK; encoded by the coding sequence ATGACTGAACAGGACGACAAGGCGCTgaagctggccaagaaggaggccaaggaggccaaggaggccaaggaggctaagaaggagaagaaggagaagaaggagaagaaggagaagaaggagaaggaaaagtccaagaagcgaTCGgctgaagatgatgatgtcaaggagatcaagaaggccaagaaggacaaggaggaaaagaaggaaaagaaggacaagaaggaaaagaaggaaaagaaggaaaagaaggaaaagaaggagaaaaaagaaaagaaagaaaagaaggaaaagaaggaaaagaaggaaaagaaggaaaagaaggaaaagaaggaaaagaaggaaaagaaggaaaagaaggacactGAAAAGGAAAACACTCCATCTCTCGCCTCCCCCGCATTCCTCGCCTCCCCCGCAGCAACCTCAACCCCAAAAACCATAGCCGTGGATGGCCTGGACTCCGCCCAACAAAACAAGTTCCTGCGACTGATGGGAGCCTCCAAAAACAAGGTGAccgtcaccaccaactccacctcAGACCACTCCCAGAGAGAAAAAGATCTGATGAAACAATTCAACCAGGGCGTGAATCTCAAGACGGGTGGAAAGAAAGCCGGTATCGGAAAATAG
- a CDS encoding uncharacterized protein (Compare to YALI0D24585g, similar to uniprot|Q86ZJ8 Podospora anserina NADH- ubiquinone reductase accessory subunit (complex I)), producing MNKSLLLVLQLRHIMLEGVDSVGSNQLEHEIGQLHGGQVQIVEGLSRRINLLAQELSLDLVGGVGGPPDGLGGLGVSLVQSLGQLNVSYLLSQGLGNHVNDLLLGELLGAVQLKGLGNGGVVEADSLESGSHVNHVHGVGGLLELVGGHQTGRSGHSVQEPLVLPSKHGGRSHNGGPGHNVLGDLLAQTLGVVELGGRVNLGVERRHVDVSSNVVFLDCLCDSSGSLNVHVVVVEVLGLVLPANQVDHNVRVTHRLVDGLQVSQVHFQKVDHAQVSGHLEMSLGHLLSVRHHHRGSMLGQLGSQVAAQEAVGSKHGRGVAGSRRPATGTLGNQSLAGPGDVDVLGQVLERVHEPHGGGDGLERLHSTGSSQHCVVVMLVNSCCGGE from the coding sequence ATGAACAAAagtcttctccttgttctccagcTGCGACACATCATGCTGGAAGGTGTTGACTCGGTAGGGTCGAATCAGCTTGAACATGAGATCGGGCAGCTCCATGGGGGTCAGGTCCAGATCGTTGAAGGTCTTAGCAGAAGGATCAATCTTCTGGCTCAGGAACTGTCGCTCGACCTGGTCGGGGGAGTAGGTGGGCCACCAGATGGCCTGGGTGGCCTTGGTGTAAGCCTGGTACAGAGCCTTGGGCAGCTCAATGTGTCGTACCTCCTTTCGCAGGGTCTCGGAAACCATGTCAATGATCTGCTTCTGGGTGAACTTTTGGGGGCCGTACAGCTCAAAGGTCTGGGCAACGGTGGAGTCGTCGAAGCAGATTCGCTCGAGAGCGGCAGCCACGTCAATCACGTGCACGGGGTTGGAGGTCTCCTGGAACTTGTTGGCGGACACCAGACAGGGCGATCGGGCCATTCGGTCCAGGAACCACTTGTCCTCCCGTCCAAACATGGGGGCCGGTCGCACAATGGTGGCCCAGGGCAcaatgtccttggtgaCCTGCTCGCCCAGACCCTTGGTGTGGTTGAACTCGGAGGGCGAGTCAATCTCGGCGTTGAACGCAGACACGTGGATGTATCGAGCAATGTTGTGTTTCTTGACTGCCTCTGCGATTCGTCGGGCTCCCTCAACGTGCACGTCGTAGTAGTTGAAgttcttggtctcgtaCTCCCGGCCAATCAGGTTGACCACAATGTCCGAGTGACGCACCGCCTCGTCGATGGACTCCAGGTTTCGCAGGTCCATTTCCAAAAAGTTGACCACGCCCAGGTCTCCGGTCACCTTGAGATGTCGCTTGGCCATCTCCTCTCGGTACGGCACCACCACCGTGGTTCCAtgcttggccagcttggcAGTCAGGTAGCTGCCCAGGAAGCCGTTGGCTCCAAACACGGTCGCGGTGTAGCCGGTTCGAGACGACCGGCCACCGGTACCCTTGGCAATCAGAGTCTTGCCGGACCGGGTGATGTTGACGTCCTGGGCCAGGTTCTCGAACGAGTTCATGAACCGCAcggaggtggtgatggccttgagaggCTTCACAGCACGGGTAGTTCGCAGCattgtgtggttgtgatGTTAGTGAACAGCTGCTGCGGTGGTGAGTGA
- a CDS encoding uncharacterized protein (Compare to YALI0D24607g, similar to uniprot|P36035 Saccharomyces cerevisiae YKL217W Carboxylic acid transporter protein homolog), whose product MTQSYDVGNLPPPDLSWRSVKRYLASRVTTLKPQPLSDSQKRLLNPIPTLRLLTFKQWMFVLVAFWGWTWDAFDFFSVSLVASEIAETLQVSVTDITWGITLVLMLRSIGAVVFGVLSDKYGRKWPFISNLVLFIVLELGTGFVTTYKQFLAVRALFGIAMGGIYGMAAATALEDCPVDARGLVSGILQEGYALGYLLCVVFTRALVYTTPHGWRSLFWFGAGPPVLIIIFRMALPETDTYIQSKHNEAVLDTGKNFFVGLKTTFSTYWLTFIYLVILMSGFNFMSHGSQDLYPTRLKNQLEFSPDASTVTNCVANLGAIAGGIFMGHISSFAGRRLCIMISCVVGGALIYPWAFVSSNAGINAGVFFLQFCVAGAWGIIPIHLTELAPPALRSSLVGLAYQLGNLASSASSTIEAKIGERFPLTDAHGNARPGVYDYSLVMAILMGCVFFFVLVCTFLGPENRNAEMVVGELVGPETKLVEDEAMEVYGERRSEQTTVGSVH is encoded by the coding sequence ATGACCCAGTCGTACGACGTCGGAAACTTGCCGCCTCCAGATCTGTCCTGGAGAAGCGTCAAAAGGTACCTGGCCAGTCGCGTGACGACTCTGAAACCTCAACCGCTGTCCGACTCCCAGAAACGTCTCCTTAATCCAATCCCCACGCTCCGTCTGCTCACCTTCAAACAATGGATGTTCGTGCTGGTGGCCTTCTGGGGCTGGACGTGGGACGCATTCGACTTCTTTTCAGTGTCGCTGGTGGCTTCGGAGATTGCAGAAACACTCCAGGTTTCCGTCACAGACATCACGTGGGGCATCACCCTGGTGCTGATGCTCAGATCCATCGGAGCGGTGGTGTTTGGAGTGCTGAGTGATAAATACGGCCGAAAGTGGCCCTTCATCTCTAACCTGGTGCTGTTTATCGTGCTGGAGCTCGGAACGGGCTTCGTCACCACCTACAAGCAGTTTCTCGCCGTCCGAGCCCTGTTTGGAATCGCCATGGGCGGGATCTACGGCATGGCAGCAGCCACCGCGCTGGAGGATTGTCCGGTCGATGCCAGAGGCCTCGTCTCAGGAATCCTTCAGGAAGGATACGCCCTGGGGTACTTGCTGTGTGTGGTCTTCACCCGAGCTCTCGTCTACACAACTCCCCACGGCTGGCGATCTCTTTTCTGGTTCGGTGCCGGCCCCCCAgtcctcatcatcatcttccGAATGGCCCTGCCCGAAACTGACACCTATATCCAGTCCAAGCACAATGAAGCGGTGCTGGATACGGGCAAAAACTTTTTTGTCGGTCTCAAAACGACTTTCAGCACCTATTGGCTCACGTTCATCTACCTGGTGATTCTCATGTCCGGATTCAACTTCATGTCCCATGGCTCCCAGGACCTGTACCCCACGCGGCTCAAAAACCAGCTGGAGTTCTCGCCCGACGCCTCCACCGTCACCAACTGCGTCGCCAACCTCGGAGCCATCGCCGGAGGAATCTTTATGGGTCACATTTCCTCGTTTGCCGGCAGACGGCTGTGCATCATGATTTCGTGCGTCGTGGGAGGCGCTCTCATCTATCCCTGGGCGTTTGTCTCCAGTAACGCCGGAATCAACGCCGGCGTCTTCTTTCTGCAATTTTGTGTCGCTGGAGCCTGGGGAATCATCCCCATCCATCTCACCGAGCTCGCTCCTCCAGCCCTGCGGTCTTCGCTCGTGGGTCTGGCCTACCAGCTGGGCAATctggcctcctcggcgtcCTCCACCATCGAGGCGAAAATTGGAGAGCGGTTTCCGCTGACTGACGCTCACGGCAACGCCCGGCCAGGAGTCTACGACTACAGTCTGGTCATGGCGATTCTCATGGGCTGcgtcttcttttttgtgCTGGTGTGCACATTCCTGGGCCCCGAAAACAGAAACGCGGAGATGGTGGTCGGAGAGCTCGTAGGCCCTGAGACCAAGCTGGTCGAAGACGAGGCGATGGAGGTCTACGGAGAGCGGCGTTCCGAACAGACCACTGTTGGAAGTGTTCATTAG
- a CDS encoding uncharacterized protein (Compare to YALI0D24629g, weakly similar to uniprot|P32463 Saccharomyces cerevisiae YKL192c ACP1 mitochonrial acyl-carrier protein, similar to Saccharomyces cerevisiae ACP1 (YKL192C); ancestral locus Anc_4.297), with protein sequence MLRQSVLRLSRAAVARPALSRSFVTAVARPQLVRAAPVSFIRHYSSAHVLTKDMIQERIVALLESFDKVNDAKNITATANLTSDLGLDSLDVVEVVMAIEEEFGLEIPDHDADEIKTVQQAIDYVSAQPAAV encoded by the exons ATGCTCCGACAGTCCGTTCTCCGTCTTTCTCGAGCCGCCGTTGCCCGGCCCGCTCTGTCGCGATCGTTCGTGACCGCCGTCGCCCGACCCCAGCTCGTGCGAGCCGCCCCCGTGTCGTTCATCCGACACTACTCCTCGGCCCACGTGCTGACCAAGGACATGATTCAGGAGCGAATCgtggctcttctggagtCGTTTGACAAGGTCAATGACGCCAAGAACATCACCGCCACCGCCAACCTGACTTCCGACCTTGGTCTGGACAGTTTGGATGTCGTCGAGGTGGTCATggccattgaggag GAATTTGGCCTCGAGATCCCCGACCACGATGctgacgagatcaagaccGTCCAGCAGGCCATTGACTACGTCTCTGCCCAGCCCGcag CCGTTTAA
- a CDS encoding uncharacterized protein (Compare to YALI0D24651g, similar to uniprot|O94343 Schizosaccharomyces pombe Putative MSF transporter), whose amino-acid sequence MFAELIWGSFLAAVGFFGPAFKFHPAKCVILVLTQSAGSHEIENSLLSASQNFSTGHGLETETLRLDRDFIGDHRHLWKYLRPQTDDRRPTTDKQTTDKQTADKQTADKQTADGRQVDNHQKTIRPFEHPHVHTSTRPHFHTSTRPHNLIMDTIFLDPEYIPGTVQIIGQHDDDSMLIKDEKGTVLLPQPTSSPNDPLKWSWSRKLWHTLLVCFITGFTAATSNDSGAASDGLLEELGVGYDVQNTAAGVLFLGIGYWCLFISPLGSLYGRRLPYLLGCILGLIGALWFGRIKNVGDLICSQLFVGASEAVAEAYSQVSLIDIFHDHQSGSAIGIYVFATSIGTFLGPLIAGYIQIGQSWRWVGWWALIIGGGMTLCFWFGFEESYFPRNLVTASERGQTTLDDTNEAPLGAKGSEKLDSKDDSIPDRASSGEGSLYEVRSAIHPAATTESTNVQTNPKVIGWRDTQRSFRQRIQIITPAPNLKGWGIKQYFQRLWTTMKVFGYPAVIYSGLQWGAQDAWLSFYLTTQEDTYGEPPYNYSPTRIAVMKVPLIIGASIGCFYGGYLSDKFVHWMASRPARNGIREAEDRLWMMLLNCIISPLGMYLFGIGTGEMWSWPVVYVGLGFIGFGWGCAGDMSMSYLVDAYPEMVLEGMVGVSVINNSMGSIFTFVCDMWMDAQGITDTYITTGSICAGILFLTIPMIIFGKYFRKKTTKQYLAFLRERDSLDE is encoded by the coding sequence ATGTTTGCAGAGCTCATTTGGGGCTCTTTTTTAGCCGCTGTCGGTTTTTTTGGCCCGGCGTTTAAGTTCCATCCTGCCAAGTGCGTTATCTTGGTTTTAACTCAAAGTGCTGGGTCCCATGAAATTGAAAATTCTTTATTATCCGCCAGCCAGAACTTTTCAACGGGACATGGCCTGGAGACTGAGACGCTGAGACTCGACCGGGATTTCATTGGCGACCACAGACATCTTTGGAAGTATTTGCGACCACAAACAGACGACAGGCGGCCGACAACAGACAAGCAGACGACAGACAAGCAGACGGCCGACAAGCAGACGGCCGACAAGCAGACAGCAGACGGCAGACAAGTAGACAACCACCAGAAGACCATACGACCATTCGAACATCCACACGTCCACACTTCCACACGTCCACACTTCCACACGTCCACACGTCCACACAACCTCATTATGGACACAATCTTCCTCGATCCGGAATACATCCCGGGAACGGTCCAAATCATCGGACAGCatgacgacgactcgaTGCTGATCAAGGACGAAAAGGGAACGGTGCTGCTTCCCCAACCCACCTCGTCGCCAAACGACCCGCTCAAATGGTCGTGGAGCAGAAAACTCTGGCACACTCTCTTGGTGTGTTTCATCACCGGATTCACAGCAgccacctccaacgacTCCGGAGCAGCGTCGGACGGACTGCTGGAAGAACTGGGAGTCGGATACGACGTGCAAAACACTGCCGCCGGCGTGCTGTTTTTGGGCATCGGCTACTGGTGTCTTTTCATCTCCCCTCTGGGCTCCCTGTACGGCCGACGACTGCCCTATCTGCTGGGCTGCATTCTGGGTCTCATTGGCGCCCTTTGGTTTGGGCGAATCAAAAACGTCGGCGATCTCATCTGCTCacagctgtttgtgggAGCCTCAGAGGCCGTGGCCGAGGCGTACTCCCAGGTTTCTCTGATTGACATCTTTCACGACCACCAGTCTGGTTCCGCCATCGGTATCTACGTGTTTGCCACATCCATCGGAACCTTTCTGGGGCCCCTGATTGCCGGGTACATCCAGATTGGCCAGAGCTGGCGATGGGTCGGTTGGTGGGCGCTCATCATCGGAGGAGGCATGACACTGTGTTTCTGGTTTGGCTTTGAGGAGTCGTACTTCCCCCGGAACCTGGTGACCGCGTCGGAACGAGGCCAGACGACTCTGGATGACACAAACGAGGCGCCCCTCGGGGCTAAGGGCTCAGAAAAACTCGACTCCAAAGACGACTCCATTCCCGACCGCGCCTCGTCCGGAGAGGGATCGCTCTACGAAGTGCGAAGCGCTATCCACCCGGCAGCCACCACCGAATCTACTAACGTGCaaaccaaccccaaggtGATTGGCTGGAGAGACACCCAACGGTCGTTCCGACAACGCATCCAAATCATCACCCCAGCCCCCAACCTCAAGGGCTGGGGCATCAAACAGTACTTCCAGCGATTGTGGACCACCATGAAGGTCTTTGGATACCCGGCAGTCATCTACTCGGGTCTCCAATGGGGAGCCCAAGACGCCTGGCTCTCCTTCTACCTCACAACCCAGGAAGACACCTACGGAGAGCCTCCTTATAACTACTCTCCAACCAGAATTGCCGTCATGAAAGTGCCGCTCATCATCGGAGCGTCCATCGGCTGTTTCTACGGAGGCTACCTCTCCGACAAGTTTGTGCACTGGATGGCGTCGCGACCGGCCCGGAACGGAATCCGAGAAGCCGAAGACCGACTCTGGATGATGCTACTCAACTGTATCATCTCCCCGCTCGGCATGTACCTGTTCGGAATCGGCACTGGCGAGATGTGGAGCTGGCCCGTTGTCTATGTGGGCCTGGGCTTCATTGGATTTGGCTGGGGCTGTGCTGGAGATATGTCCATGTCCTACCTGGTCGATGCCTACCCGGAAATGGTCCTGGAAGGCATGGTTGGAGTGTCTGTCATCAACAACTCCATGGGCAGCATTTTCACCTTTGTGTGCGACATGTGGATGGACGCCCAGGGCATCACAGACACCTACATCACCACCGGCTCCATTTGTGCAGGCATTTTGTTTCTTACCATCCCGATGATCATTTTCGGCAAGTATTTCAGAAAGAAGACCACCAAGCAGTATCTGGCATTTTTGAGGGAGCGAGATTCGTTGGATGAGTAA
- a CDS encoding uncharacterized protein (Converted to coding from non-coding YALI0D24673g, similar to KLLA0C14520g Kluyveromyces lactis frameshift no start) has product MTVAGKLGGNVDLDEFAGETKNYPGAEMEDLLNSAACYTFTRNLKIKEVRLTFGVSEEDHNIDDTIKKGEIFIEGVGQASGDRALTSLLLHGPAGSGKTALAALIALQSNLPFVRLISLEGHVGMSETSKITAIENCFLSPLSVIVIDSIGILEWVQIGPRFSTSLLQAVETRSRKTPPKAADC; this is encoded by the exons ATGACTGTTGCAGGCAAGTTGGGCGGAAATGTGGATCTTGACGAGTTTGCCGGAGAGACTAAGAACTACCCTGGTGCCGAGATGGAGGATCTGCTCAACTCTGCTGCTTGTTATACCTTCACTCGAAACCTCAAGATcaag GAGGTGCGTCTCACGTTTGGTGTCTCCGAAGAGGATCATAACATTGATGACACTATCAAGAAGGGAGAGATATTCATTGAGGGAGTTGGACAGGCTTCTGGTGATCGTGCTCTGACTTCTCTGCTGCTTCACGGCcctgctggctctggtaAGACTGCTCTCGCAGCTCTTATTGCCTTGCAGTCGAACTTGCCCTTCGTGCGACTCATCTCTCTCGAAGGCCATGTTGGTATGTCCGAGACATCTAAGATCACTGCCATTGAGAACTGTTTCCTATCTCCTCTGTCCGTCATTGTGATTGACTCTATTGGGATTCTCGAGTGGGTCCAGATTGGACCTCGATTCTCAACCTCTCTGCTGCAGGCCGTCGAGACTCGGAGTCGAAAGACTCCACCCAAGGCAGCCGATTGCTAA
- a CDS encoding uncharacterized protein (Compare to YALI0D24728g, weakly similar to wi|NCU05004.1 Neurospora crassa NCU05004.1 hypothetical protein), whose product MDSIKQYLYFALVLAFVLYRANQRANKARQEREETKHKQKEKEKAGGDSSGKSGGHATQTRTPDRDPPATWSVIEAVSDDFDIATCAPRPYRPFKAGKYHLTMGLQKCDASDWILLENTYKRRTAYRRKQLKEHPEIACLVQEGPEVDAAVHEYYEYMWYYLSERYPKYFTKETVDGVEWCHNSLWDEKYPMSAQKCLDLGLAKGSRDLAMICSSTHEEDFLLMTLDETHDPPMYRMRAVSSCFPAGFNPADKIGLTLRNIHGPVPGYKQRLDLSMNKFFAKFQAGNFVQRQNWGIQCDDALFDYENYAGFDAEKDNEPYEAHEVDFNEWALRVERQVLTRLPKTGAMCFVIRCYTTPVSVIREEPRAPDLIDAIDQLPIEDKVYKGAHVWGPVLQQYLRREVEGKGVGDNPIERIC is encoded by the coding sequence ATGGACTCCATCAAACAATATCTCTACTTTGCGCTGGTGTTGGCGTTCGTGCTGTACCGCGCAAATCAACGGGCCAACAAGGCCAGAcaggagagagaagagacgaaacacaaacagaaagagaaagaaaaggCCGGCGGGGATAGCAGCGGGAAGAGCGGCGGCCACGCGACCCAAACGCGAACCCCGGATCGCGATCCCCCCGCAACATGGAGTGTCATCGAGGCGGTTTCcgacgactttgacattGCCACCTGTGCTCCTCGGCCCTACCGTCCGTTCAAGGCTGGCAAATACCACTTGACTATGGGTCTGCAAAAGTGCGACGCCAGCGACTGGATCTTGCTGGAAAACACGTACAAACGGCGAACGGCTTACCGCCGAAAACAGCTCAAGGAACATCCCGAGATCGCCTGTCTTGTTCAGGAAGGACCCGAGGTCGATGCGGCTGTTCATGAgtactacgagtacatgtgGTACTATTTGAGCGAGCGGTATCCCAAATACTTCACCAAGGAGACTGTTGATGGCGTTGAATGGTGCCATAATAGTCTGTGGGACGAAAAGTACCCCATGAGTGCCCAGAAATGTCTGGATTTGGGGCTCGCAAAAggttcacgtgacttggcTATGATCTGTTCGTCTACCCATGAAGAGGACTTTCTCCTCATGACTCTGGATGAGACCCACGATCCCCCCATGTACCGCATGCGAGCAGTGTCTTCCTGTTTCCCGGCAGGATTCAATCCAGCAGACAAGATTGGGCTGACTTTGAGAAACATCCATGGGCCTGTGCCTGGATACAAGCAGCGTCTGGATCTGTCCATGAACAAGTTCTTTGCCAAGTTCCAGGCGGGAAATTTTGTTCAGCGGCAAAACTGGGGCATTCAATGCGACGACGCCTTGTTTGACTATGAGAATTACGCGGGGTTTGACGCTGAGAAGGACAACGAGCCCTATGAGGCCCATGAGGTGGATTTCAACGAATGGGCCCTGCGGGTGGAGAGACAAGTCTTGACTCGACTGCCCAAAACCGGAGCCATGTGTTTTGTCATCAGATGCTACACAACTCCTGTATCTGTTATTCGAGAAGAGCCACGTGCGCCGGATCTCATTGACGCCATTGACCAACTGCCAATTGAGGACAAGGTGTACAAGGGAGCGCATGTCTGGGGTCCTGTTCTGCAGCAGTATTTGAGGAGAGAGGTGGAGGGTAAGGGCGTTGGGGATAACCCGATTGAGAGGATTTGCTGA
- a CDS encoding uncharacterized protein (Compare to YALI0D24750g, uniprot|O74936 Yarrowia lipolytica POX3 Acyl-CoA oxidase 3 (EC 1.3.3.6), peroxisomal, specific toward short chain fatty acid), protein MSTNTHNSIENIDSEHTLHLFLVQLANVVILILSEQERSKSALIVRRSGVLSRVLLVNLGKVMLVNVTIVVSNGSVDEPVRQTKGIGVAGNLVSNLLAVVVHQLSHLVNVLGLQETLSQEETRVLLNGPQSEEVGEVDEVRLDVGLRRGVDSLVEGSHQVLSGVDLGTLESLLRQLLKGLVRREAALGELDKFVSGPLDGAVGDLLPGLDENLGVLEVSAAQSSLLKTLVSQVADRRAQRLTLSVAQTRLDETSAHGQTQDVVVTLPGALDNPVGVGLAKAVVARVAVATAGLSALVNDVGTGPGGEGLETSRRGKQLLEVDNGLAQSALVLRVDGLQQIGGLIVLNLGLVGGHLHGVGEGQKRQQTSLMVGVVDDLSLGLAGGGAKLSSHTGVSQSNGDESLGDKEGVGNHGDSAANESAVGELGQRRLRHLAGRRDLGVLHEHVLSGDSHIGELDPAVVDGVSAHLLSNVAESDAGHERVRRDVSQLDNKDLDAVVLAVDKQTSKAGGVGGRVGGSSNPPLGGSSVGGVDDELVRVLDVGGGGLKTGHVGAMAQLGHSKAAVEALDVRGALSHPVVVLLLGAGTPDGAHEQARVHTESDSGAHVHNAVQLGPQQRLLFCVLLPVAGQRRNSRHGRLSQLLLGHVVVARHVEHGVSLELRHQSLDHGHVLLATVQKLRHVLDGELDLGSLAGERLGWLCEGVVLLAVNLDVSCEVGGDHCVYRRGSDVLSTGRLCPCIYIFLGPSLFVWG, encoded by the coding sequence ATGTCTACTAACACTCACAACTCCATAGAAAACATCGACTCAGAACACACGCTCCATCTAttcctcgtccagctcgcaaatgtcgtcatcctcatcctctCGGAACAGGAAAGGTCGAAGAGTGCTCTCATAGTAAGGAGGTCGGGGGTTCTGAGCAGGGTTCTGCTGGTTAACCTTGGCAAAGTAATGCTTGTAAACGTCACCATCGTAGTTTCCAATGGGAGCGTTGATGAACCAGTCAGACAGACCAAAGGCATCGGTGTAGCCGGCAACCTGGTCTCGAACCTCCTTGCAGTAGTGGTTCACCAGCTCAGTCACCTGGTCAATGTCCTTGGGCTGCAGGAAACCCTCTCGCAGGAAGAGACCAGAGTCCTCCTCAATGGACCACAGAGTGAAGAGGTTGGCGAGGTTGATGAGGTAAGGCTTGACGTCGGCCTTCGCAGAGGCGTTGATTCGCTCGTAGAAGGCAGTCACCAGGTGCTTTCGGGTGTGGATCTTGGCACACTGGAATCGCTGCTGCGACAGCTCCTCAAAGGCCTGGTCAGGAGAGAGGCCGCCCTTGGTGAGCTCGACAAATTTGTCAGTGGCCCGCTGGATGGCGCCGTTGGCGACCTTCTCCCAGGCCTCGATGAGAaccttggggtccttgagGTCTCGGCCGCTCAGAGTAGCCTGCTCAAGACCCTTGTTAGCCAGGTAGCCGACAGAAGAGCCCAGAGGCTTACCCTTTCGGTGGCCCAGACACGACTGGATGAGACCTCGGCCCATGGACAGACACAGGACGTTGTTGTCACCCTCCCAGGTGCACTGGACAACCCAGTCGGCGTAGGCCTGGCCAAAGCCGTTGTAGCCAGAGTAGCCGTGGCCACCGCAGGCCTGTCGGCACTGGTCAATGATGTTGGCACAGGTCCAGGTGGTGAAGGCCTTGAgaccagcagaagaggcaaacagctccttgaggtcgacaatggccttgCCCAGAGCGCCCTTGTCCTTAGGGTCGATGGTCTGCAGCAGATCGGTGGTCTGATCGTACTGAATCTGGGACTGGTCGGCGGCCATCTTCATGGCGTAGGTGAAGGCcagaagaggcagcagACGTCGCTGATGGTAGGGGTAGTCGATGATCTTAGTCTCGGGCTGGCCGGGGGTGGTGCCAAACTGTCGTCGCACACAGGCGTATCGCAGAGCAATGGTGATGAATCGCTGGGAGACAAAGAAGGAGTCGGCAATCATGGTGACTCGGCCGCCAATGAGAGCGCCGTAGGTGAGCTGGGCCAGAGGAGGCTGCGACACCTTGCCGGTAGACGAGACCTTGGCGTACTTCATGAGCATGTTCTGTCGGGGGATTCGCACATTGGTGAACTGGATCCAGCCGTTGTCGATGGCGTCTCGGCCCATCTTCTTTCCAATGTCGCCGAGAGCGATGCCGGGCATGAGAGAGTGAGAAGAGACGTCTCGCAGCTGGACAACAAAGATCTTGACGCCGTAGTCCTTGCCGTCGACAAGCAGACGAGCAAAGCAGGCGGTGTGGGTGGCCGAGTGGGCGGCTCCTCCAATCCACCACTTGGTGGCTCCAGTGTTGGgggtgttgatgatgaacTCGTCCGTGTCCTGGATGTAGGTGGCGGTGGTCTCAAGACCGGCCACGTTGGAGCCATGGCCCAGCTCGGTCATAGCAAAGCAGCCGTAGAAGCCCTTGACGTCCGCGGCGCCCTTTCGCACCCAGTAGTCGTACTGCTCCTTGGTGCCGGAACCCCGGATGGCGCCCATGAACAGGCCCGTGTGCACACCGAGTCGGATTCGGGTGCCCATGTCCACAATGCCGTGCAGCTGGGACCGCAGCAGCGCCTCCTTTTCTgtgtccttcttccagtGGCCGGACAGCGCCGCAATTCGCGCCACGGCCGTCTCTCGCAGCTGCTCCTTGGGCATGTCGTAGTCGCCCGACACGTTGAGCACGGGGTCTCGCTCGAGCTCCGTCATCAGTCGCTCGATCATGGTCACGTTCTCCTCGCCACCGTGCAGAAACTCCGtcatgtccttgatggGGAACTTGACCTTGGCTCGCTCGCCGGCGAGCGCCTTGGGTGGCTCTGTGAAGGTGTTGTACTGCTTGCCGTCAATCTCGACGTTAGCTGTGAGGTTGGGGGAGATCATTGTGTGTATCGTAGAGGTAGTGACGTGTTGTCCACAGGGCGACTGTGTCcgtgtatatatatattcctCGGCCCGAGCTTATTTGTGTGGGGTTGA